CCAGAACCTGAAGAAACTAGCATAAAACCAATATGAGAAGTAGAACCATTCTTATAGAGAGCTGAAGAATCATTTCTTGGTGCTGTCTCCAAAAGTGAGCTTGCAAAACAAATCAGAACTTTGAGATTGTCAATAATTCAGGATACGTGTAActtatttctgaagaaaatatgGCCACTCTAAGGGTACATGGTTTTGTCCAAATATGGAACAGGAAGATGGGGATGTCTAGGACCAAAGAAGCATACATTGAAacagtagaaagaaagaagaggatcAAATTGGTGGTGAGTTTCACCACCGGAGAATCTGTAACTTTTCaactaaataatattaaaaatgtggtCTTTAGATCATATGGAGAAAAGCAAAATCACCTGCGCTTAATTTTCCAAAACAGTAGCTTCTTGTTTATGGAAAGATTATATTTCAGAGATGCTGTACAGTTGAAGATGTTCCTGGATAGAGTCCATCAAAATAATACTCAGTCATCTGTGAGACCTGGGAAGGATGCAGATATCTTTGCCAGCAAGACAACACCGAAGGAAATCAACAAAAACTCATTCCACAAAGCAGGCAAGAAGCCAAGTAGTAGATCTTTTCAGATAGGAGAAGGAACTCGAACACCTGACCATCAGAAGAGGGCTTCATCTGCATCAAAGTCATCAAAACTTCATTGCAAAGATTTATTAGAGAATAGATACGGGAAGAGGAGAAGGATGGTATCATCTGGTTCAGAGATGACTGGGAATACCCCCCAAAAGACTAATTCTGTAGGAAAGATGAAATCCCAGACAAATCCCttgaggcatgtgagccatgatgagaagaaaaaattgagattaagagtgttaaaaaagaaaaaaaaattagagtttgAGGCCTTAATAAAGACCACTTCTCCTGGAAAGCCTCACTTGGATGGCACAGGTCTTCTTCAGATGCTGACTGAGAAACTATATTTGGCGTTTCTGTTGGCACCAAAATATAATGCAAATGACCCAGAGTGGGACAAACTCAAGATGACTTTTGATTTCTACCCAGAGAAATTATGGCAAGGCCTCCCCAACTTGGGAAACACCTGTTACATGAATGCAGTTTTACAGTCCTTATTTTCGATTCCATCATTTGCTGATGATTTACTCAGTCAGGATTTCCCATGGGGTAAAATTCCCCTTGGTGCTCTTAGCATGTGCTTAGCACAGctgtttgttttgaaaaatatttataacataaaaatcAAGGAGAGGTTACTTGTGAATATTAAAAAAGCCATTTCAACAGTTGCAGAGATCTTCTCCGGCAACATACAAAATGATGCCCATGAATTTTTAGGCCACTGTTTGGATCAGATGAAAGAGAACATGGGGAAATTAAACACAATTTGGAAGATGAAAATTGAATCCAAGGAGGACAACACCGCTCAACAGGTCTTTGCTGACAGTGCTGCCACCAGAGTGCTCATTTGTCCCGTCATCACTAATTTTGAGTTTGAGTTGCTGCGCTCTATTATTTGTCAAGCTTGTGGTCAGGTTGTTCTCAAGACAGAAGTGAGCAATTATCTCTCCATTAACCTTCCCCAGGGAATGAAAGCGCTCCCTTTGTCTATTCAGTCTGCTTTTGATCTCTTCTTCGGAGCAGAAGAACTTGAGTATAAATGTGAGAAATGTCAGCACAGGAGTTCTGTCGCAGTGCACAAGTTCAGTAGGCTCCCCAGGGTTCTCATTGTTCATCTGAAACGTTATATCTTTAATGAGTTTTGGTCGCTGAGGAAGGATGACCAGGAAGTtgttatttctaagtatttaaaGTTATCATCTCACTGCAATGAAAGTACCAAACCACCTCTTCCTGTGAGCAAGAATGTACATAATAGGGACATCCAAGTCCTAAAAGTCTTTCAGAAGTTGAGTGCTGAAAGACTCCAACCATCAGCACTTTCCCAAAAGTTGACCTCAGCATCCAGGGTTCACCCGGTTCCACACGCTGGGCCAGACAAAGAGTCTAAACCACAAAAATCCCAGATTCTCTATGAAGGGTCACGCAGAGAACAGCAGAAAAAAGACCTGGGAAAACGTTCCAGACTGAATGGGACAGATTCCAAATTGGTGAACTTAGGAGATGGAATAGTCATTGAAAAAGAGGTATTAGCCGCTGGCTTAATGATGGATCTGGAACAAGTGTCCCCTTATCTGATCTGTGACAATGAAGGTAAACCCCGCAGTGGTCCAGAAACACACCTTGCAGGCATTCATCTTCAAGAAGCATCTGAAAATCGAAAGcgaaagaaatacaagaaaactaATACATTGGTAGATTTTGAGAGTGTTGCTGACACCGTTGAGGATTTTAATGATggtaaaaaaaacagaatttcaaagGAATCCCAAAAACTGGCTGAACAGACCAAGCAGCAAGAAAGGGTGAGGCTCTATGAACAAGCCCTTCAGCAGGCACTGCTTCAAGCCCTTTTGAAGCCACATGTCCAGTGGTACACACAGAACCTCAGGCGACACACAGACTTAAGTCTCCAGGGGGCCAATGTGAATTCCCTAGGTGAATCGAGTTCTAATAAAAGCCCTGGAAAGAAACAAGCTTTGGATACAAAGACAGAAACGGAAGCCAAGACACCAAAAGGAAGTGCCGAGATGAGAGATCTCTATGCCTATCGGCTCATTGGTGTTGTCAGCCATCTTGGGAAGTCCCCAAATTCAGGCCATTATATCAGCGATGCCTATGACTTTGAGAGGCAAGTGTGGTTCACTTACAATGATCTCCAGGTATCAAGTATCCAAGAAGCTCTGATGCAGGAGGCTAGGCTTTGCACCGGGTACATCTTCTTTTACATGCACAATGAGATCTTTGAAGAGCTgttgaaaagggaaaagaactCCCAGTCTCATAGCGCAGAGACAAGGGAGACCCCCCAGGAGAAATAAGTGGAATGGACTCCTGGTTGCTCACATCTGCTTGACTGCCTTATTGGCCACCACTTTCTCCACAGAAGAAAAACTCTGAACTCTAGCCAAAGATGAAGAGGCAGTTGGCACCCAGGACCAGAGTTCAAGCAGAAACACTTAGGGAGAAACCTCCATTCCTAACCCTAATACAGACACTTCATTCCCACAGTTCCACCTGAAAAACATTCTTTTCTACTAGGCTAGAATTGTGCCTTCCATATTTGAGTGCAGTGGATTTTAAGTCAGTCTTTGAACCAGCAGCAGGAGCATGGAGAAACCTCTTAGAAATGTAGATTCTTGGGTTCCACCGCATCCCTACCTAGTAATTCAGAAACTCTGGTTAGGGCAGGTTGGTGGTAGGAAGCAGAGATTTGATGGAGGTTTTGTCTGATGCTTGAGAAATTTAGAGAACTACTGGCATGTTAGAACATCTTGGTGGATTTTCCTGTTGTATATTTGAATTATGTATATTTCTAAAGGGGTTTGATTATGTTTTTTGTCTCTTACATTCATGTATGCCTTTccttcagaaacttaaaaaacaacacacacacacagaaatcacTCTTCTGATCATACTCAGtgatttgatgaaaaaaatttagtTTCTGGAGGCCTGAccaaaaaaaatctcccaattgTTTGTTAAACTCCTCCTTTTACTCAATGCCAAAAGGGCTATACAATCTTAAGCTATAAACCTTAAGGATGGAGAACTTATTTGCTCTTAAGAACCTGACCCATTATTCCTGTTTGCTAGCAATCTGTTTTTGTTGTCGTTTTGGTCTCAGAGAGGCACTTGCTTTGTCTCAAAGGAATATTGATTTATCAGAACTTTATCTGAGGCCTTGAATAATCCTCTGCATTCAACATTACAAGActaattctagattttttttatttctttgtatcttttagcAATGTTGGCCTTATTCCTTCAAGGAGTAAACAAACAATGTATACTTTAAAGTGGACCTGTAGGCTTTGGAAGTCTTACTTGTTACTGATTTTGTACAATATCATAAAACTTGCACCCATGTGATAACATCATACAACTTGTGCTTATTTAATACAATGTCATAAAATTTGTGCTTGGAGATGATCTATCTGCTTCTTGGTAGAACCTCATGGATCCCAAGAAGATGGTCATCTTCTGTTGGAACTTCATGTGATTTAGGAATTTGGATTTCTGATAGTACATAGGTGTTATCTCTGTTCCCTCGCCTTTTTCCACCTCTGAGGCAGGGAAGCTGTAACACCTTGCCCCTTTGATTGGGACAAATTACTTATACATTACTTATACTAAGAGTCTTTCTCACATCCCATGGAGGGACTGAATTTTTGGTTCCATCGTTACCAGTGTGTGCGTCCCCCTTTACATTGTATTGTCTTGATCTGGCTGTAATTAATCCAACAGCTTGTTGATACTCTTAATGCCAGGGACCCTTAAAGAGGTGAACTGGAACTTAGTGGCATGGCAAAGTTAGAAAATGCCCTGGGAGGGGGAAACCAAATTCAGAAGTCAGGGAATTCTACTGTTCCCAACACAGTGTATTGAGAAGGAGGTCTGAATGAGACCTGGGGATTATTGATGTGGGAAGGGGCACCTTCTACATTGAATTAATGAGTCTTGTGGAAGAAAGTGCTGCAGACACAATGATGAGAAACTTGTTTGACTTGTGTAGTTCTTCAGCAGCTGCAGTGGCTGaaggctgaggctggagttacAACTTACGAGGAGAGGAGTGGTAGTTCAGGTTCGCAGTTTCACGGTTTTGACTTCTCTAGAAGAGCTCAGTCTGTGCTCAGTCACGTAGGCATCAAAGCAGGAGTTTCAGTAAAAGGAAGTGAAAAGTTATTTTGCtttgaaaggagaaggaagatgtcAGTAATTCTGAGACTTAGAATGTCTGGTGTGGGCACAGAGTGTGACCCATCCTGCCTTTGCTGCTCTTCAGCATGTAGTACCTCCAAAGTGCAGGGTAAGTCCGAAGGTCAGGAAGATGGTTGGGGTATCTGTGACAGAGAAGCTCTGTCTTCCTGGACAGATGGTTTGGGTGGAACCCATCATTGCCCTCTGAGAAGAAATTTGGGGTGCACAATGAGCAGCTGTATGCTACTATTTGTCTTGCTACAtggttatttaaataaaagattacaATAACTCTAAGTGACTTGGCGGCTGTTACTTATCAGTGcatttttattctctaatttacagatcaggtttatttttttaagatttgattagtctctttgtttgtttacttgggggagggaggggcggagggagagggagacagaaaatcttaagcgggctccacattgggtgtggggcttgattccatgaccctgagatcatgatatgagcagaaatcaagagctgggtgcacaacagactgagccacccaagcacccaagcacccccagatcaggtttcttttttaattatttttttaacagattttatttatttgagagagagagagagagtgagcactagcatggggagcagcagagggagagggagaagcagattgtccactgagcagggagcctgacatggggcttgatcccaggaccctgggatcatgacctgagccaaagtcagacaattaattgactgagccacccaggtggccccaggtCAGATTTCTAGATAATCCATGGATATAAAAACTTCAACAATTTTTCCATTGCGTCtgaaacaaattaccacaaatctAATGGCTTAAAACACAACCTCAATATCTTACATTTTGGAAGTCAGGAGTCCAAGATGGGTATCCtagggctaaaatcaagatgttggcagggctACAGTCCTTGTGGATGCTCTGGAGGGACCATCTGTTTCCTCgcctttcccagcttctaggGGCTTCCCCACATTCTTTGGCTCATGGCTTCCTTCCTTCACCTCCTCAGCCAGCTGTGTCAGGTTGAGTCCTCACACTGCCATCTCTGGTTCTCCCGTTCTCCCTCTTTTGCTttcctcttccacttttaagAATCATGGGGGGACTGGCCCAGTCAGATAATCCAGGACAGTCTCCCTACTTTCAgatcagctgattagcaaccttaattcccaTTTGCTTTGTAATAATAGATTTACAGGTTCCAGGAGTTAGGATATGAACATCTCTGTGGGGCCCTTACTTTGCCCACTAATGGTCAGTGGAAAACTATTTTgtcccaacaacaacaacaaaaaacagactgaTCAGGACTAAGGACTAAAACTTAGACATATGGAAATGATTCTGGTCACTCCACCAGGTAAAGAACCCAAAGCACGTAAGGTTTTGGCCAAGGATGAGGGAAGCTGTAATTGGTCATTGAAGAACAAACAGCTTGAGACCAATTACAGAAACAAGGGCTATAGCAGCTTTgcagattttctgtattttatgtatACATCTGTTAGTCTATATTCAccgttctctttttctctatcctgcttcctttattttattttattttatgcacaaGCTATTAGAGGTTAACTTTACAATTTAGCCTTGAGGCAACAGA
Above is a genomic segment from Neovison vison isolate M4711 chromosome X, ASM_NN_V1, whole genome shotgun sequence containing:
- the USP26 gene encoding ubiquitin carboxyl-terminal hydrolase 26, with protein sequence MATLRVHGFVQIWNRKMGMSRTKEAYIETVERKKRIKLVVSFTTGESVTFQLNNIKNVVFRSYGEKQNHLRLIFQNSSFLFMERLYFRDAVQLKMFLDRVHQNNTQSSVRPGKDADIFASKTTPKEINKNSFHKAGKKPSSRSFQIGEGTRTPDHQKRASSASKSSKLHCKDLLENRYGKRRRMVSSGSEMTGNTPQKTNSVGKMKSQTNPLRHVSHDEKKKLRLRVLKKKKKLEFEALIKTTSPGKPHLDGTGLLQMLTEKLYLAFLLAPKYNANDPEWDKLKMTFDFYPEKLWQGLPNLGNTCYMNAVLQSLFSIPSFADDLLSQDFPWGKIPLGALSMCLAQLFVLKNIYNIKIKERLLVNIKKAISTVAEIFSGNIQNDAHEFLGHCLDQMKENMGKLNTIWKMKIESKEDNTAQQVFADSAATRVLICPVITNFEFELLRSIICQACGQVVLKTEVSNYLSINLPQGMKALPLSIQSAFDLFFGAEELEYKCEKCQHRSSVAVHKFSRLPRVLIVHLKRYIFNEFWSLRKDDQEVVISKYLKLSSHCNESTKPPLPVSKNVHNRDIQVLKVFQKLSAERLQPSALSQKLTSASRVHPVPHAGPDKESKPQKSQILYEGSRREQQKKDLGKRSRLNGTDSKLVNLGDGIVIEKEVLAAGLMMDLEQVSPYLICDNEGKPRSGPETHLAGIHLQEASENRKRKKYKKTNTLVDFESVADTVEDFNDGKKNRISKESQKLAEQTKQQERVRLYEQALQQALLQALLKPHVQWYTQNLRRHTDLSLQGANVNSLGESSSNKSPGKKQALDTKTETEAKTPKGSAEMRDLYAYRLIGVVSHLGKSPNSGHYISDAYDFERQVWFTYNDLQVSSIQEALMQEARLCTGYIFFYMHNEIFEELLKREKNSQSHSAETRETPQEK